In the Butyricicoccus intestinisimiae genome, ACGGATACGAGAGCAGCTTGTCGCTCTCGCGCACCTGATCCAGCACCGGAATCTGCCGCTGTATGCTTGCAGGCTGACGCGGCGAGCGATGCGGATAGAACAGTGCGCTGTTGCCGCGCAGGGTGTTTTGCAGCATGAACAGATACGACAGATCCAGCGGCGTATTGTTTTTGAATACGGCGTATTCCTCGGTTTCCAGATGCTTGCACAGCAGCTTGACAATGCGTTTGTCCAAATCGCGGCTCATTTCCAGACGAATCGGTGCCAGACGGCGGCGCTTTTTCATTAGCCCGCTCATAAACTCGCGGTAGTCCAAATCTTCATCGTACAGCGCATCCGCGTCAATGTCGGCATTTCTCGACACGCGCAGCAGGGACTTCGCCTTGATTTCATAATTCGAAAAGATCTTGCTGATAAAATGCAGAATCAGCTCCTCGCTGAGCATATAGGTCTTGGGGCGCTCGGACACCTGCACCAGGCGCGGCAGCGCACTGCTGGAGCACGCGACAATGCCCACACGCTCCTTTTTCTTGTTCGGCTTTTTGAGCACGGCCGCCGCATAGATTTCCTGATTGCGCAGGAACGGGAACGGCTGGCGCTTGTCCACGACAATCGGGGACAGCAGCGGTGCAACTTCGCGGTCAAAGAAGCCCTCCAGATGCCGGCTCTCCTCCTCGTCAATGGTATGGAAGTCCACAACGCGCACGCCGGCGTCCTCCAGCTCCATCATGAGCTCAGTGAAAATTTCATCTTTTCGGGTGTTCAGGCGATGTACTGCCGCAAAAAATGCACTGAATCTGCTCTGCGGACGTCATATTGGTTTTATTATCCCGAATTTCCTGATCTGAATGCATCTGGTCGACGTGAGTGCCGACGCGCACGCGGAAAAACTCGTCTAAGTTGCTCTGATAAATCGATAGAAACGACAGACGTTCTGCCAGCGGCACATCTTTTCTCGCCGCTTCCTCTAACACACGCTCGTTAAACTTCAGCCAAGACAGCTCTCTGTTGGCATATACCATCTCATGCATACAACTATGACCTCGTTCCTTAATAGTATCTCCCAGTCTAACGGCTGCATGTACAATGTTCTGGTACACAAATGAAAAATCTTTGTAAAGTAATGAGAAGGATTGATATATCTTTCTATCTCGACACGATTTTAGAAGTATGATACAATAATTTCGTCGGCTTCCTCCGCATGGAAGGAGGTGGATTCATGTCATACATAGTATCACTTTGTCTTTCTATCGCGGCAAATGTAATTAGCTATTATATCTGCAAGCGGATGGATAGAAAGTAAGCCCGACACATCCCTCAAAAAAGAACCCCCCAGAGGTGGCCGCCTCTGGGGGGTTCGCTTTTGCATGAACTCATGTCCATAGCATCACTTTAGCTTGGTTTATTATAGCACAGCTTTTGATACATGACAAGAGAGAACGCTTGTTATTTTACCTGCTTGGTGTCAAACCGTGTCGCAATCATATGCACGATATACGGAATCAGGATGACCGGAATCGCCAAATATGCCAGCGCGCTGTACGCCTTTTGAATCAGCGTCAGCAAGCCAAACTGCGCGATGCCAAAATCGACCGCGCAGCAAATCAGCGCCACGGCAATCTGGCGGGAGGTAATCTTCCTGCCCTGCATCTGCTGCGGGCGGGATTTCTCCAAGCCGCTGCAAATGCGCTTGACCATGGCGGCGACCATGTTAACCGCGGTGGATACCGCACCGAGAATAATCAGAATGGAAATCAGCGGCGTCAGGACGTTGTTTCCCACGCCGTTTTGTACCATGAACAGCGTCGGCACGCTCTGGTTCACAATGTCCGGATTGGAGCAGACGGACAGCAGACCCAGAACCACCATGACCATGAGCAGCGCATTGATAATCCAGCCGATGCCCATGCTCTTGACGGCATCATTCGGCTTTTCAAACGACTTGGCGTGCTGAACAAACACCGCGACATTAGCGAGCTGGAAAGTGCCGTACAGAAATGCTGCATACAGCGCCTTGCCAAACGGCGCAGGCTGTGCGGTCATCGCGTGCACGGTCTGCGCAATGGCACCGGAGCCTGCGATAATGTTCGGAATGTACACGACCAGCAGACCGGCAATGATGCAGACAGACAGCACCGAAGCAACCTTGCGCACAAGATCCGTGCCGAAAATCGCCACGATGAAAATAAACGCACCGATCAGCAGCGTGCACAGCAGATACGGCAGGCCGGTCAGCGTGCTCAATGTGGCGCCGCCGGTTGCAAACGCAACGGCGGGTGCGACACACATGACGCACAGATATAATACCTCAAACAAATTGGAAAAAATCGGGGCAAACCTACCGTAAAACGCATTGTTGTATGAGCGATAGTCATATACCTCATGCTTGCGGGCAAAGCGCAGGCAATAGACGAAAAATACGGCGTTGTACAGCATTGCCAGCACCGGCATAAGCAGGCACCAGATGCCGTATTTGACATAATAAGTATAAATCTGCGCGCCGGAGGCAAAGCCGCCGCCGAAATGTGTGGTAAACCACACAAAGGCAATGCCCAAAATCATAGAGCTTGTTTTTGCTTGCTTATTCATGATTCTCGCGTCCTGCTCTTTCCTTTAATTTGCGCATGGCGTCCGTAAGCATCTGCTTGGTGATGGCATACGGATAATGCGCCACATCCGACATGTGCGGAATGCGGTTTGTGCTCTCCTCCCACTGCTGTTCGGAAATTTCGATTTCTTCCAGCGAAACCGGCAGCTTGACCGCCTTGTTGAGCTGATAGACCTTTTCAAACTCCTCGTCCTGTCCATCGACAAGCAGCGCGAGCAGAACACCGAAGCCGACAACCTCGCCGTGCAGATGCTTTTCCTCGATAATCGGATAGCTGGTCAGCGCATAGAAAATGGCATGTGCCAGTCCGCTGTTGTAATCCGGTGTGAAGTCCTTGGTTAAGAAAATCGAAGCGACGCCGGTTGTGACGATGATTGCCAGAATAATCTGCTCGACTTCATAGGAGGAAATGCCCTTCTGATGGTCTGCAAAGCCCTTTGCGCCGTATGCGAGCAGCGGATCGCGGCACATATGCGAGATGGCAACGCCGACCGCCGTGAAATGCTCCAAGCGCTCGTCGCGCGAGGAAATTGTCGCTTCATAGAACTTGGCGTAGGTATCGCCCATGCCCGCCCACATATAGCGGCACGGCGCTTTGGCAATGATTTCTGTGTCAATAAACGCGTGCATCGCGGGACGAACAAAGAAATTCGGCTTCAAAAAAGTACCGTCCTCGTTGTACATGATGGATACGGCGGTGCAGGCGGAGCAGTTGGACGCAATGGTCGGGAACGTAAACACCGGCTTGTCATCCGTGATACACAGGCACTTGACCGTGTCCAGCGCCTTGCCGCCGCCGACGCCAAAGACCATATCCGCTTCGTGATAAATCGGCATGGCGCGCAGGCGCTCAACGTTCGCATAGGTGCAGTCCTGGCCGAACAGCTCGACGCCGATAATCTCCAGCTCGGTCTGCTCTACCGCCGCGCGAATTTTATCCAGCGCCGCATCCAGCGCCTGTCTGCCGCCGATGACCAAAACGGTCTTGCCGTACGATTCACACACCGGTCCAATTTTGTCATAAATGGTATTGCCGATGGAGTAACTCGGCAGATGTACTTCATAATTTTCCAATTTCATAAGTCAAACGCTCCCAACAAGTAAAAATTTGCAACAAAAAAAGCCTTTATCCCACGTTTCGCATCTCTGCGAAATCTCTGGGACAAAAGCTGTCAGCTTCTGCGGTGCCACCCATATTGTCGATATATAACAAATCGGCCACTTTTTCACACACCAACATGTGCGTTCCACGATAACGGCGGGATTCCGTCAGCGCCTACTTGCCGACACGGCGTTCAGGCTGCCCTCACGAGTCCATTCGGCATCATCCATACCACTGTAATCCCACCATCTACAGTTCTCTGTGCGTACTTCACGAAGCGTACTTGTCTCGATCAACGGTTTTCAAATATCGTATTTAAAATACCACACGCGTGCTGGATTGTCAAGACGCAGCGCGAAAATATTTGATACAGGTGTGAACCGCAGACAACAGAAAGACCCCTGCCGGCGCGATTCCGGCAGGAGTTTTCTGGATTCCTCCCGCCCGCGCAGAAGGGGGAAAAACAAACTGCGCGGGCTTTTTCTAACTCTCTCCGCAGGTGTCTGACACCTGCTATATCAAAATCATGGAACAGATGGTAATTGCTTAGTACTTAACCCAAACTTCGCCGTTGTTTGCGGACTCTACGCACTTCTCAATCCACTTGACGCCAGCCAGACCAGCTTCAACGTCCGGATACCAGAAGTCGCCGTACTCTTCTTCGCCCTTGCTCATGCCCTCGATAGCCAGAGCAAAACGACGATACAGGTTTGCCCATGCCTCGAACAGACCCTCTGCATGGCCGCCGCCAATACGGTCTTCTACACGAGCTTCCTCGTACAGGTAGCCTGCGCCACGCTCCAGACGGCGTACCGGCTCGCCCTCGATTTCATAAGTCATCTGGTTCGGACGCTCATCATCCCACTCGATGGAAGCCTTGGAACCAACAACACGGATGACATGACCGTGGCGTGCGCCGCAGTTGATGGAAGAGGACCAGCAGTAAACCTTTGCGCCCTCCTGTACATGCTCGGAACCGTTCAGACGCATCAGGGTGAATGCGTTGTCCTCCAGCTCACGGCCTTCTACGAAAGCATCCTTGGAGCACAGAACCTTGTCAATCTTCATATCCGGAATCATTGCCTCGATGATGTACAGGCAATGGGTGCCAACGTCTGCCATGGCAAAGGACGGGCCTGCCTTCTTCGGGTCAAAGCGCCACTTTGCAGCCGCATTGGTCTCCTCAATTTTGTAGTTGTAGCCGCCGAACGCAAATGACATGTTGATCACGCGGATGTCGCCCAGATCGCCGTTCTTAATCATCTGGCGAGCCTGCTGAATCATCTGATGGCCGGAGTAGCCGTAGGTGACGCCGACAACCAGATTCTTCTTCTTTGCCAGAGCAACCAGCTCCTCGCCTTCCTCGGTGCTGAAGCACAGCGGCTTCTCGCATACAACATGGATGCCGGCTTCCAGAGCAGCCTTGCACACTTCATAGTGCACGCTGTTCGGAGTAGCGATGGAAACAGCCTCAATGCCGTCCTCGCGCTGTGCTTCCTTCTCGAACATGGTCTTGTAGTCCGGATAGCAGCGGTCCGGATCAATGCCCAGCTCAGCGGCAAATGCCATGCCGCGCTCCGGATTGATGTCGAATGCACCTGCTACCAGCTGGAAGTTGTTGTCGCGCAGTGCTGCGGAGCGATGAATGTAGCCGATCTGGCTGCCCTTGCCGCCGCCAACCATAGCCCAGCGAATCGGATGATCCAGAACCTTAGAACCGTTAATCATAGTCATTTCCTCCTAAAAAACTTCTTCTATAAACTCTCTGTGAAAACTCTCAAAAAAATCAGATGTGATAGCCGACAGACTTCAGATAGTCTACGCTGCGCTTGACGTCGCGCAGAGAGGTGTCGGAATTACGCGGATCGCGCTCCTGCTCGATGGTGATGTAGCCGCTGTAGCCGATGTCCTCCAGTGCCTGCTTGATTGCCGGATAGTCCAGCGCGCCGGTGCCGATCGGGCACATCGCGCCCTTGCCGCAGCCGTCAAAGAAGCGGATGTGCTCGCCCAAAACTTCCTCATATACCTTCTGGTCAACGTCCTTGAAGTGCACGTAGTCCAGCTTGTCCTGATACTTCTTCAGGTAGGTCACCGGATCCATGCCGGAGTAGTACAGATGGCCGGTATCCAAGCACAGACCGCAGACATCATACGGAATGTCCTGCATGATGCGCTCGATTTCATCGGAGAACTCGATGTAGGTGCCTGCGTGCGGATGAATGACCGGACGCACGCCCCAGCTGTTTGCTCTGTCGCAGACAGCGCGCACGTTCTTGACGAAAGCAGCCCACTGCTCGTCATCCATGCGCGGTGCGCGGTCGGAATGACCTGCGTTGAAGTCGCGCTCGTCATGCCCCCAGTCCATAACCGTCAGATACGGCGTCGGCCACTTCTGACCCTCGTGTACCGGCAGCTTCGGCATCTTCGGATCGGTGATGAGCTTGCAGATGTCATCGACAGCCTTGAGCACGCTCGGCTGGTTTTCCGGCGTTACCAGATCATGGAAGATGGTGCCGACCACGATGCCCAGACCGTTCTTGTTCAGCTCCTCTGCCACGAGGTCAACATCGTTCGGGATGTAGCCCCAAGGGCCAAGCTCGATGGCACGATAGCCTGCCTGACTTGCTTCGGACAGCACACGGGTCCAAGGCGGCAGATACGGGTTTTTCGGATCGTCTACGCCCCAGCAGCTCGGAGCGCCGCAAATGTTCATGCTCATAGGTACAATCTCCTTTTCTATACTCACGCGGTCTGGTGAAAACCTCACAATCTTGTTGCCAGCTTGTGTATCACCAGCTTGTTTTGACGGTTTGTCGTTCCTGTGTTATGATTCTATTATACGAAATGTTGGAAAAAATACCTTCATTATCTTGTATCTTGACCGACAATTTCACCTGATATTTTGCACAAAATTGCTGCAATTTTTTTGTACACTACACTATCTTGTTGTTTTGTTTCGTTTGGAAGGAGTATGACCATGAAAGACATCCAGACCTTTTCCGACCGTGTGTTCGAAAGCGGCGTTCTTCCGGTGCTCGTCAATGCCAACCGGCAGGACTACGGCAAGGCCAAGCATGACCGCCCGATGCACGGGCACGACTCCATGTGCGAGCTGCTGCTGTGCTACCGCGGCTTCGGCACCTACAACGTCAACGACTTCTCCTATATGATTCAGGAGGGCGATTTCATTTATTACAACTGCGGCGAGCTGCACGAGGTCGTGTCCAACACCGACGTGGAAATCGGCACGTACTGCTTCGGCTTTTCCAACGTGCAGTTTCGCGGGCTGCCCGTCAATCACTGCATTCCGTCCAGCAGCCCGCATGTCCGCGCCTCGCAGGTGCAGTTTCCGTTTCTGCGCAATCTCGCGGAGCAAATTCTCGCGCTCAACGACGGCACGCCGCCGCAGCAGCTGACCGCCCAGACGCTCGGCATCTCTCTGCTCATGCTGGCGGCGCAAATGCCCGTCACCCAGCAGGACAGCGTTGTGCGCAGCTCCGCTTCCCTGCTCACCCGCCGCATCAAGGACTATATTGACGCCCACTACACCGAGCCGCTTAAGCTGGAGGACATCGCCGCCGCGCTCGGATGCAGCGTACCGTATCTGGCGCACACCTTCAAGGACGCCACCGGCTATTCGCCGATTCAATACGCCATTCGCCGCCGCATCGGCTTGGCGCAGACCCTGCTCATCTCCACCGATCATTCCGCCACCCGCATCGCAACGATGGTGGGCTACGACAACACCAACTATTTTAACTCGCTGTTCACGCGCATTGTCGGCACGACGCCGATTCAGTACCGGAAAAAGTATCTGGAAGCGCTGTGTGGGGAACGAAATCAGATGTAAGGCGTGTTTTAGCACTCTCGTCACCAGAGTGCTAATTGTTTACAATTTATTCACAAATCATGCCATCTTTTTTCATAACTGCGGCCTATACTATAGTCAGTTCAAGAGAGGAGCACCAAAGAGGAAGGCTCCGCAAGAAAGAAGGCAGCTAAGATGCAGCAGGAT is a window encoding:
- a CDS encoding YkvI family membrane protein is translated as MNKQAKTSSMILGIAFVWFTTHFGGGFASGAQIYTYYVKYGIWCLLMPVLAMLYNAVFFVYCLRFARKHEVYDYRSYNNAFYGRFAPIFSNLFEVLYLCVMCVAPAVAFATGGATLSTLTGLPYLLCTLLIGAFIFIVAIFGTDLVRKVASVLSVCIIAGLLVVYIPNIIAGSGAIAQTVHAMTAQPAPFGKALYAAFLYGTFQLANVAVFVQHAKSFEKPNDAVKSMGIGWIINALLMVMVVLGLLSVCSNPDIVNQSVPTLFMVQNGVGNNVLTPLISILIILGAVSTAVNMVAAMVKRICSGLEKSRPQQMQGRKITSRQIAVALICCAVDFGIAQFGLLTLIQKAYSALAYLAIPVILIPYIVHMIATRFDTKQVK
- a CDS encoding iron-containing alcohol dehydrogenase family protein; the encoded protein is MKLENYEVHLPSYSIGNTIYDKIGPVCESYGKTVLVIGGRQALDAALDKIRAAVEQTELEIIGVELFGQDCTYANVERLRAMPIYHEADMVFGVGGGKALDTVKCLCITDDKPVFTFPTIASNCSACTAVSIMYNEDGTFLKPNFFVRPAMHAFIDTEIIAKAPCRYMWAGMGDTYAKFYEATISSRDERLEHFTAVGVAISHMCRDPLLAYGAKGFADHQKGISSYEVEQIILAIIVTTGVASIFLTKDFTPDYNSGLAHAIFYALTSYPIIEEKHLHGEVVGFGVLLALLVDGQDEEFEKVYQLNKAVKLPVSLEEIEISEQQWEESTNRIPHMSDVAHYPYAITKQMLTDAMRKLKERAGRENHE
- a CDS encoding Gfo/Idh/MocA family protein, which codes for MINGSKVLDHPIRWAMVGGGKGSQIGYIHRSAALRDNNFQLVAGAFDINPERGMAFAAELGIDPDRCYPDYKTMFEKEAQREDGIEAVSIATPNSVHYEVCKAALEAGIHVVCEKPLCFSTEEGEELVALAKKKNLVVGVTYGYSGHQMIQQARQMIKNGDLGDIRVINMSFAFGGYNYKIEETNAAAKWRFDPKKAGPSFAMADVGTHCLYIIEAMIPDMKIDKVLCSKDAFVEGRELEDNAFTLMRLNGSEHVQEGAKVYCWSSSINCGARHGHVIRVVGSKASIEWDDERPNQMTYEIEGEPVRRLERGAGYLYEEARVEDRIGGGHAEGLFEAWANLYRRFALAIEGMSKGEEEYGDFWYPDVEAGLAGVKWIEKCVESANNGEVWVKY
- a CDS encoding sugar phosphate isomerase/epimerase family protein → MSMNICGAPSCWGVDDPKNPYLPPWTRVLSEASQAGYRAIELGPWGYIPNDVDLVAEELNKNGLGIVVGTIFHDLVTPENQPSVLKAVDDICKLITDPKMPKLPVHEGQKWPTPYLTVMDWGHDERDFNAGHSDRAPRMDDEQWAAFVKNVRAVCDRANSWGVRPVIHPHAGTYIEFSDEIERIMQDIPYDVCGLCLDTGHLYYSGMDPVTYLKKYQDKLDYVHFKDVDQKVYEEVLGEHIRFFDGCGKGAMCPIGTGALDYPAIKQALEDIGYSGYITIEQERDPRNSDTSLRDVKRSVDYLKSVGYHI
- a CDS encoding helix-turn-helix domain-containing protein encodes the protein MKDIQTFSDRVFESGVLPVLVNANRQDYGKAKHDRPMHGHDSMCELLLCYRGFGTYNVNDFSYMIQEGDFIYYNCGELHEVVSNTDVEIGTYCFGFSNVQFRGLPVNHCIPSSSPHVRASQVQFPFLRNLAEQILALNDGTPPQQLTAQTLGISLLMLAAQMPVTQQDSVVRSSASLLTRRIKDYIDAHYTEPLKLEDIAAALGCSVPYLAHTFKDATGYSPIQYAIRRRIGLAQTLLISTDHSATRIATMVGYDNTNYFNSLFTRIVGTTPIQYRKKYLEALCGERNQM